Within the Emys orbicularis isolate rEmyOrb1 chromosome 5, rEmyOrb1.hap1, whole genome shotgun sequence genome, the region TTCAAAGGAGCCCAGCAGATTGCAAACAGTACAAATACCACAAACATGGTGACAAAGTTCCTAAAGTCATGTGGCTTCAGCCTGGGCTTGTTGTCAGGTTTAACCCTTCGCCTTACCTGAATAACAAGGATCCATATTCTCAAGTAACAGAAAGTAACTATGGCTATGGGAAGCATGAAATGGAAAAACACCACTGCTATTGTATACGGTGAGCTCACAGATTGTGCAAATGTGCACGAGTAGATCCGCGGATCATATTGTAGTGATCCAACAAACAGATTGGGAACAATAGCAACAAATGTCAGGATCCAGATGAGAATGACGTAGCACAGAGCATTCTTGTCACTATACAGCTTGTCATACTTGAGGCTGTGGCAGATGTAGCAATATCGATTAATAGCAATGCCTGTAATGTTGAATATTGATCCAATAACACTTAGGCCCATCAGGAAGCCACTAATTTGGCAATGGAAGTAGCCCAGATTCCATCCATTATGAAATACAGATGTCAGGACCAGTGGGTATGGGTAGATCGCCACTACCAAGTCTGCAATGGCCAGGCTTACAACAAATAT harbors:
- the MTNR1A gene encoding melatonin receptor type 1A; this translates as MRGNGSGLNASHPPAELSLDRPAWVASTLAAILIFTIVVDVLGNLLVILSVYRNKKLRNAGNIFVVSLAIADLVVAIYPYPLVLTSVFHNGWNLGYFHCQISGFLMGLSVIGSIFNITGIAINRYCYICHSLKYDKLYSDKNALCYVILIWILTFVAIVPNLFVGSLQYDPRIYSCTFAQSVSSPYTIAVVFFHFMLPIAIVTFCYLRIWILVIQVRRRVKPDNKPRLKPHDFRNFVTMFVVFVLFAICWAPLNFIGLAVAVDPDTIIPRIPEWLFVSSYYMAYFNSCLNAIIYGLLNQNFRREYKRIIVTICTAKVFFQDSSNDAADRMKTKPSPLITNNNQVKVDSV